In Acidimicrobiales bacterium, the sequence CAAAGGTCGGGACGTACGGGGGCGTTTTCTCGGAACTGGTGGCAAGGACGACTTCGCCGTCAGGGACGTCGGCGACGGACACAAAGACTACATCGCGGGGAACGACGCCCTCGACGATCGGCTTGGGAAGGAACGCCACGCCCTTTCCGGTGCGGGCGTAGGCCAGGATCTCTTCCATGTCGTGAACTTCGGTCCCACCGGGTGGATGTGAACCGTCGGGTCGCGGGTCGATGGTCCAAAAGGCGTTCCACGCTGGATCGGCGTCGGCGTAAACGAGTACCGGTTCGTGGGCTAGGTCAGCAATCCTGACGGAGGCCTCGCCTGCGAGTGGGTGGGTTGCCGGCAACGTTACGCAGATGGGCTCGTTGTAAAGCGATTGCACAATCAGCCCATCTTGAGCGAGCGGACGGCGCACGAGGCCGACATCGACTCGGCCGTCGCGAACGGCGTCGGCGTGGTTCCACCAACGCAGTCGCTGGAGTTGGATGTCGACTTCGGGTTCGACCCGGCTGAACTCGTTCAAGATTTGTGACAAGTCCATTCCGAGCATGAAACCGAGAGTTAGGCTGGGCCCGTCAGGGTTGCCTCGCCTCGCTCGTTGAATGGCTGCTTTGCTGGCGGCGAGCAGTTCCGCGCCATCTTCTGCCAGCTTCTTGCCTGCCGTGGTCAATGCAACGTGGCGGCTGCTCCGGTCGAGCAGCTTGACTCCAAGTTCGTCTTCGAGCTGGCGAACTTGCCGGGAGAGCGCTGGCTGGGTCATGTGAAGCACAGCCGCTGCCCGACCGAAATGCAGGCGTTCGGCGACCTCAACGAAATACCGGACTCGTCGCAGATCCAGGTCCATTTCGACCGAGCCCTCCCTGGCTGACCAGCCTCGATGCCCAATCCTTATCGCAGGCTACTGAAAAGGCTTTGGACTTACACCCTGATTGGTGCCACTACTTAGATCAGATAGGACATCCTCACAAAGGGAGCGAGCCATGAGTCCGTCAGGCAGAAGAGTGGCGGTCGTCACTGGCGGTTCAGGCGGCATCGGATCGGAGGTGTGTCGCCGCTTGGGTTCGGACGGTTTCGCCGTCGTCGTCGGGTTCGCCGGACGTCGGGAAGAGGCCGACACGACCGCCAAAGCGGTGAACGAAGCGGGTGGCGAAGGGATCGCGATTCAAGTTGACGTTGCCGAGGAGTCACAGGTCGTCTCGCTCTTCGATCAGGCTGAGGCAGATCTTGGCGGCGTGGACGTCGTC encodes:
- a CDS encoding LysR family transcriptional regulator — protein: MDLDLRRVRYFVEVAERLHFGRAAAVLHMTQPALSRQVRQLEDELGVKLLDRSSRHVALTTAGKKLAEDGAELLAASKAAIQRARRGNPDGPSLTLGFMLGMDLSQILNEFSRVEPEVDIQLQRLRWWNHADAVRDGRVDVGLVRRPLAQDGLIVQSLYNEPICVTLPATHPLAGEASVRIADLAHEPVLVYADADPAWNAFWTIDPRPDGSHPPGGTEVHDMEEILAYARTGKGVAFLPKPIVEGVVPRDVVFVSVADVPDGEVVLATSSEKTPPYVPTFVDAAKRAVGGRR